The Armatimonadota bacterium genome has a segment encoding these proteins:
- a CDS encoding DUF4965 domain-containing protein, which yields MPEMKLRPPAAPLVTHDPYFSIWSPADQLTDTATRHWTGAKHGLSGLVRIDGVAYRCIGEQPHEVQALHQTSVQVLPTRTIYGFEGAGVALTLSFVTPMLPDDLDLLSRPVTYLHWEARSIDGRGHDVSVYLDISGEVAVNICQQKVEWGRFNLPGLSVLRIGSADQGVLEKFGDDLRIDWGHLYLAAPAGAGTHTALADHNIRIAWAKDGSWPAADDTDTPRAANDRWPVLACEMDLGKVGDAPRSAHMLLAYDDIFALEHLGVRLRSYWRRNGATIADVLASSSEFGAILKRCEAFDGQLMADLAAAGGEKFALLCALAYRQCISAHKLAADPDGSPVFYSKENFSNGCINTVDVTYPSSPFFLLLQPELLKSQLRGILDYAASARWKFPFAPHDLGTYPLANGQVYGGGEQGEEDQMPVEECGNMLLMLAALAHIEGNADFSAAYWPTLTEWAEYLLEKGLDPENQLCTDDFAGHMAHNANLAIKAILGLAGFAEMAKTLGHAESAKRFRAAAESMAAEWVRKADDGDHYRLAFDKPGTWSQKYNLVWDSLLGLNVFPEKVRTAEVAYYMTRFEEYGLPLDSRKTYTKTDWELWTATMAEKREDFDAIVDRVFRFANETTSRVPLTDWYETTDAKQVGFQARSVVGGLFIPLLKNADLWRKWAGKAGKS from the coding sequence ATGCCCGAAATGAAACTAAGGCCGCCGGCAGCGCCGCTGGTCACGCACGATCCATATTTCAGCATCTGGTCGCCCGCCGACCAACTCACCGACACCGCGACGCGGCACTGGACCGGAGCCAAGCATGGCCTGTCCGGCCTCGTCCGCATCGATGGGGTCGCCTACCGGTGCATTGGCGAACAGCCCCACGAAGTCCAGGCGCTCCACCAGACCTCGGTACAGGTTCTGCCGACCCGCACGATCTACGGTTTCGAGGGCGCCGGCGTCGCGCTGACGCTGTCGTTCGTGACCCCGATGCTGCCGGACGATCTCGATCTGCTGTCGCGTCCGGTCACATACCTGCATTGGGAAGCGCGGTCCATCGATGGCAGGGGCCACGATGTCTCCGTGTATCTGGACATTTCAGGCGAGGTGGCGGTCAATATCTGCCAGCAGAAGGTCGAGTGGGGCCGGTTCAACCTGCCGGGGCTCAGTGTTCTACGCATCGGCAGCGCCGATCAGGGTGTCCTGGAAAAGTTCGGCGATGATCTCCGCATCGACTGGGGTCACCTCTACCTGGCCGCACCGGCAGGCGCGGGCACGCACACGGCCCTGGCGGACCACAACATTCGCATCGCGTGGGCGAAGGATGGTTCCTGGCCGGCCGCCGACGATACCGACACACCCAGAGCCGCCAACGACCGCTGGCCCGTTCTGGCGTGCGAGATGGACCTCGGCAAAGTCGGCGACGCGCCCCGTTCGGCGCACATGCTCCTCGCCTATGACGACATCTTCGCCCTGGAGCATCTCGGGGTCCGGCTCCGCTCCTACTGGCGGCGCAACGGCGCAACCATCGCGGACGTTCTGGCTTCAAGTTCAGAGTTCGGAGCGATTCTCAAGCGCTGCGAGGCGTTCGACGGGCAATTGATGGCCGACCTCGCGGCCGCGGGCGGCGAGAAATTCGCGCTCCTCTGCGCGTTGGCGTACCGGCAGTGCATATCGGCCCACAAACTTGCGGCCGACCCCGATGGGTCTCCGGTCTTTTACTCCAAGGAGAATTTCAGCAACGGCTGCATCAACACGGTAGACGTAACCTATCCGTCGTCGCCGTTCTTCCTGCTGCTCCAACCGGAACTGCTGAAGTCGCAGTTGCGGGGCATCCTCGACTATGCGGCGTCAGCCCGCTGGAAATTCCCGTTTGCTCCCCACGATCTGGGTACCTACCCCCTCGCCAATGGACAGGTCTATGGCGGCGGCGAGCAGGGCGAAGAGGATCAGATGCCGGTTGAGGAGTGCGGCAACATGCTGCTGATGCTCGCGGCGCTCGCGCACATCGAAGGCAACGCCGATTTCTCCGCCGCGTACTGGCCGACTCTCACCGAATGGGCCGAATATCTTCTGGAGAAGGGGCTGGACCCGGAGAACCAGTTGTGCACGGACGATTTCGCCGGCCACATGGCGCACAACGCAAACCTCGCCATCAAGGCGATTCTCGGGCTGGCCGGATTCGCGGAAATGGCGAAAACCCTCGGGCACGCCGAGAGCGCGAAGCGATTTCGCGCCGCCGCGGAGTCAATGGCCGCGGAGTGGGTCCGGAAGGCCGACGATGGCGACCATTACCGCCTGGCCTTCGACAAGCCGGGTACCTGGAGCCAGAAATACAACCTCGTGTGGGACAGTCTCCTGGGCCTCAACGTCTTCCCGGAGAAGGTTCGCACTGCCGAGGTCGCCTATTATATGACCAGGTTCGAGGAGTACGGCCTGCCACTCGACAGCCGCAAGACGTACACGAAAACTGACTGGGAATTGTGGACGGCGACGATGGCCGAGAAACGCGAGGACTTCGATGCGATCGTGGACCGGGTGTTCCGATTCGCCAACGAGACCACGAGCCGCGTTCCACTTACCGACTGGTATGAAACCACCGATGCAAAGCAGGTTGGCTTCCAGGCGCGCTCCGTGGTGGGTGGCCTGTTCATACCCCTTCTGAAGAATGCGGATCTCTGGCGCAAATGGGCCGGAAAGGCCGGGAAATCATGA
- a CDS encoding NAD(P)-dependent oxidoreductase, giving the protein MKTLVTGASGNAGQAVCRLLVEQGYDIRRADVSPPAHDRIPDVEFVRCDTRTPDDVRFAVDGCDSVIHLAAWHCAHVPPVSDSTIYAVNVDGTFNVMQACREQDVKAFVYASSMAYGWSAVYGLTKVLGEEICRSFHEIIGASVAVLRYHAFVPGPYLEFGTRLLRNGVDRQDVARGTVAALKAAKERKFGLFNTIIHTDHHMPPNVREDFRRLGPDWCEERVPGANALIAKYDLELPQTVEYHDLSEAESVMGWTPKVGFVDFLRDLQRRDAGGEDVRALNVPGELPAA; this is encoded by the coding sequence ATGAAGACTCTCGTAACGGGCGCTTCGGGAAACGCCGGGCAGGCCGTTTGCCGCCTGCTGGTTGAGCAGGGATATGACATTCGCCGGGCCGATGTTTCACCGCCCGCCCACGACCGCATCCCGGACGTCGAGTTCGTTCGCTGCGACACGCGCACGCCGGATGACGTGCGCTTCGCGGTAGACGGCTGCGACTCCGTCATCCATCTCGCGGCGTGGCACTGCGCGCACGTGCCGCCGGTGAGCGACTCCACGATCTATGCCGTGAACGTGGATGGCACGTTCAACGTGATGCAGGCCTGCCGCGAACAGGACGTCAAGGCGTTCGTCTATGCGTCCAGTATGGCATACGGGTGGAGCGCGGTCTATGGCCTCACGAAGGTCCTGGGCGAGGAGATCTGCCGGTCGTTTCACGAGATCATCGGCGCATCCGTTGCCGTGCTTCGCTATCACGCGTTCGTCCCGGGCCCATACCTCGAATTCGGTACCCGACTGCTGCGAAACGGCGTCGACCGCCAGGACGTTGCGCGAGGCACCGTTGCGGCGCTGAAGGCGGCGAAAGAGCGGAAGTTCGGGCTCTTCAATACGATAATCCACACCGACCATCACATGCCGCCGAACGTGCGCGAGGATTTCCGGCGCCTCGGGCCGGACTGGTGCGAAGAACGCGTACCGGGAGCAAATGCCCTCATCGCGAAGTACGACCTGGAGCTTCCGCAGACGGTGGAGTATCACGATCTATCCGAAGCGGAGAGCGTGATGGGGTGGACCCCGAAGGTCGGCTTCGTGGATTTCCTGCGCGACCTTCAGCGGCGCGATGCCGGGGGAGAAGACGTGCGGGCCCTCAACGTGCCGGGCGAGCTTCCGGCAGCGTAG
- a CDS encoding HAD family hydrolase, with amino-acid sequence MEPVIPIVPRPLGVIFDLDGTLADTFPMIISAWNAAVREPLGRQYTPEEVIALFGVPEEPMFRHELPESEVERALEVYHEHYEAEHGQVEPFEGIPELLQAIADAGIPMGVVTGKGRRSADITMRLLGWDDYFASVMTGDDVERQKPHPEGALAVAQDLGVEARRCVFIGDTPTDVECGRAAAMTTIAAGWHTVYLDRLRDAKADYWADSPRDLQALLGV; translated from the coding sequence ATGGAACCTGTAATACCGATCGTCCCCCGGCCGCTGGGTGTCATCTTCGATCTCGACGGCACACTGGCCGACACATTCCCGATGATTATATCGGCGTGGAACGCCGCCGTCCGCGAACCGCTTGGACGCCAGTACACGCCGGAAGAGGTTATCGCGCTGTTCGGCGTGCCGGAAGAGCCGATGTTCCGTCACGAGCTCCCCGAATCCGAGGTTGAGCGGGCTCTGGAAGTCTACCACGAGCATTACGAGGCCGAACACGGGCAGGTTGAGCCATTCGAGGGGATTCCCGAACTCCTCCAGGCGATCGCGGACGCTGGAATCCCGATGGGGGTGGTGACAGGCAAGGGGCGCCGCAGCGCCGATATCACGATGCGCCTGTTGGGCTGGGACGACTACTTCGCCAGCGTGATGACGGGTGATGACGTTGAACGCCAGAAGCCGCACCCGGAGGGCGCGCTCGCAGTTGCCCAGGACCTCGGCGTCGAGGCGCGCCGGTGCGTGTTCATCGGGGACACGCCGACCGACGTCGAATGCGGCCGCGCCGCAGCCATGACGACCATCGCCGCCGGTTGGCATACCGTCTACCTCGACCGCCTTCGCGACGCCAAAGCCGATTATTGGGCTGACTCGCCCCGGGATCTACAGGCGCTGCTGGGCGTGTGA
- a CDS encoding glycine cleavage T C-terminal barrel domain-containing protein — MTQHRVPSGYEAIRTGAAFHQPEGGRFRLMGPEAKEYLHRMVTNDIRSLAPGQGTYACLLEIDGRMIADLWAWVVSEEEVLVETAAPACDALMATLDKYLIMEEVEIQDARGDEALVTVQGPTAHQALANALAIDLPPLERGSLWQTSDDGAGLIAAARDRTGHGGLDVYMPGGADRLIEALRETGVPEASAEAMDVLRIEAGLAAWGAELTNATIPLEANLEGAAVSFTKGCYPGQEIIARIHSRGKPARRLVGIRFQDGPPPAGCPVHAGDAAIGAITSSAESPAFGPIAMAYLKKEHGEPGVSVTAGEHSGITLELPFR, encoded by the coding sequence ATGACACAGCACAGAGTCCCGTCCGGATACGAGGCGATCAGAACCGGCGCGGCGTTCCATCAGCCCGAAGGCGGGCGGTTCCGATTGATGGGCCCGGAAGCAAAGGAATACCTGCACCGGATGGTCACGAACGACATTCGCTCGCTGGCGCCCGGACAGGGGACATACGCCTGCCTGCTGGAGATCGACGGACGGATGATCGCCGATCTGTGGGCGTGGGTCGTGTCTGAGGAGGAAGTCCTCGTCGAGACAGCCGCACCCGCATGCGACGCGTTGATGGCGACCCTGGACAAATACCTCATCATGGAGGAAGTCGAGATACAGGACGCCCGGGGCGACGAAGCGCTGGTCACCGTCCAGGGTCCGACGGCCCACCAGGCGCTGGCGAACGCGCTGGCCATCGACCTCCCTCCCCTCGAACGGGGCTCCCTCTGGCAGACGTCGGACGACGGCGCCGGCCTGATCGCCGCGGCGCGCGACCGGACCGGGCACGGCGGCCTCGATGTGTATATGCCCGGCGGAGCGGATCGCCTGATCGAGGCGCTCCGCGAAACAGGCGTGCCGGAGGCATCCGCCGAGGCAATGGACGTTCTCCGAATTGAAGCGGGCCTGGCCGCGTGGGGAGCGGAACTCACAAACGCCACCATTCCACTGGAAGCGAACCTCGAAGGCGCCGCGGTGAGTTTCACGAAGGGCTGTTACCCGGGCCAGGAGATCATTGCGAGGATCCATTCCCGGGGCAAACCAGCCAGGCGCCTTGTCGGCATCCGATTCCAGGACGGCCCCCCTCCGGCGGGGTGCCCGGTCCATGCCGGGGATGCCGCCATCGGTGCAATCACCAGTTCCGCGGAATCTCCAGCCTTTGGCCCGATTGCCATGGCTTACCTCAAGAAGGAGCACGGTGAACCGGGCGTATCCGTAACCGCCGGAGAGCACTCCGGCATCACCCTTGAACTGCCGTTCCGATAG